The Prevotella sp. E9-3 genome has a window encoding:
- the thrA gene encoding bifunctional aspartate kinase/homoserine dehydrogenase I: MKVMKFGGTSVGSVESILSLKRIVEAEKEQVIVVVSALGGITDKLIATSQLALKGDETWKDEFESMKQRHHSMVEAIITDSNKRTTLLTTLDDLFEQLRSIYYGVFLIHDLSPKTQATIVSYGERLSSHIVGVLINNGQRYNSRDFIKTVRKQGKHVLDAELTNHLVREAFKSICTDSKAGTTIPVVPGFISRDHDTGETTNLGRGGSDYTAAIIAAALNASVLEIWTDVDGFMTADPRVIKTAYTINELSYVEAMELCNFGAKVVYPPTIYPVCVKNIPIRVKNTFNPEHPGTLIKQKIENDHRMIKGISSIKGTTLITVTGLSMVGVIGVNRRIFSTLAENGISVFMVSQASSENSTSIGVRDEDAERAVEVLNQEFSKEIVTGAMFPMHAESGLATIAIVGENMKHTPGIAGKLFGTLGRSGISVIACAQGASETNISFVVDAKYLRKSLNVLHDSFFLSEYKVLNLFICGIGTVGGNLIEQINSQYKMLKENRQLKLKVVGIASSKKAIFNRDGIDLRTYKEQMANASASNIQRLKEEIIGMNIFNSVFVDCTASADVAALYQDFLDHNISVVTANKIAASGPYADYHKLKQTALQRGIKFLFETNVGAGLPIIGTINDLLNSGDKILRIEAVLSGTLNFIFNTISADVPFSETVRLAKEKGYSEPDPRIDLCGKDVIRKLVILTREAGYKVEQSDVEKNLFMPDSFFEGPIDDFWKNLPTLDADFETRRKVLEAEDKRWRFVAKMEGGKTSVSLEAVGQHHPFYGLEGSNNIVLLTTERYKEYPMLIQGYGAGASVTAAGVFANIMSIANI, encoded by the coding sequence ATGAAAGTAATGAAATTCGGCGGAACGTCCGTAGGTTCCGTAGAAAGCATTCTGAGCCTCAAGAGAATTGTAGAGGCCGAGAAAGAACAAGTGATTGTTGTTGTGAGTGCGTTGGGAGGCATCACCGACAAACTTATTGCCACCTCCCAGTTAGCTCTTAAAGGTGATGAAACATGGAAAGATGAATTTGAGTCCATGAAGCAACGCCACCATTCGATGGTAGAGGCTATTATCACCGATAGCAACAAACGAACTACGCTACTGACTACACTCGATGATTTGTTCGAACAGCTGCGTTCAATATATTATGGTGTATTTCTTATCCATGATCTGAGTCCGAAGACTCAGGCCACCATCGTAAGTTATGGCGAGCGACTCAGTTCGCATATCGTTGGTGTCCTTATCAATAACGGCCAGCGTTATAACAGCCGTGACTTCATAAAGACCGTTCGCAAACAAGGTAAGCATGTGCTTGATGCCGAACTGACGAATCATTTGGTACGCGAAGCCTTCAAATCGATTTGCACCGATTCAAAAGCAGGTACTACTATCCCCGTTGTTCCAGGTTTTATCAGCCGCGACCATGACACTGGCGAGACAACCAATCTGGGTCGTGGAGGTTCAGACTATACCGCTGCTATCATAGCTGCTGCGCTGAATGCTTCAGTATTAGAGATATGGACCGATGTAGATGGATTCATGACTGCCGACCCACGTGTCATCAAAACGGCCTACACCATCAACGAACTCTCATACGTAGAAGCAATGGAGCTTTGCAACTTTGGTGCAAAGGTTGTTTATCCGCCTACCATCTATCCTGTCTGCGTTAAGAATATTCCAATCCGCGTAAAGAACACTTTCAATCCCGAACATCCGGGCACGCTCATCAAGCAGAAGATAGAAAACGACCACCGCATGATTAAAGGTATATCCTCCATCAAGGGAACCACACTCATCACGGTAACAGGTCTTTCTATGGTTGGTGTGATTGGTGTAAACCGCCGTATTTTCTCTACCCTTGCTGAAAATGGAATCTCTGTATTCATGGTTTCTCAGGCCTCGTCAGAGAACTCAACTTCTATCGGTGTACGCGATGAAGATGCCGAACGCGCTGTCGAAGTGCTGAATCAGGAGTTCTCGAAAGAGATTGTCACTGGTGCCATGTTCCCCATGCATGCTGAAAGTGGGTTGGCAACCATCGCCATCGTAGGCGAAAACATGAAGCATACACCTGGCATCGCCGGTAAACTGTTTGGCACACTGGGACGTAGTGGAATCTCGGTTATCGCCTGTGCACAGGGTGCTTCCGAGACAAACATTTCATTTGTGGTAGATGCCAAATACCTGCGTAAGTCGCTCAACGTGCTTCACGACTCGTTCTTCCTGTCTGAATACAAGGTACTGAACCTTTTCATCTGCGGTATCGGTACTGTAGGGGGCAACCTTATTGAACAGATTAACTCGCAATATAAGATGTTGAAGGAGAACCGCCAACTGAAACTGAAAGTGGTGGGCATCGCCTCCAGCAAAAAAGCCATATTCAATCGCGACGGCATAGACCTACGCACTTACAAGGAGCAGATGGCCAATGCCAGTGCCAGCAATATCCAGCGACTAAAGGAAGAAATCATCGGCATGAATATATTCAACTCAGTATTTGTTGACTGTACCGCTTCTGCAGATGTGGCAGCCCTCTATCAGGACTTCCTCGACCACAACATCTCTGTAGTTACTGCCAACAAAATTGCTGCCAGCGGTCCTTATGCCGACTATCACAAACTGAAACAGACAGCCCTTCAGCGTGGCATTAAATTTCTCTTCGAAACCAACGTGGGTGCTGGTCTGCCGATTATTGGCACCATCAACGACCTGCTAAACTCTGGCGACAAGATTCTTCGCATTGAAGCAGTACTCAGTGGCACGCTCAACTTTATCTTCAATACAATATCAGCCGATGTTCCATTCTCAGAAACGGTTCGTCTCGCTAAGGAAAAGGGCTATTCAGAGCCCGACCCACGCATTGACCTCTGCGGAAAGGATGTGATTCGCAAACTGGTCATTCTCACTCGCGAGGCTGGTTACAAAGTTGAGCAAAGCGATGTAGAGAAGAACCTTTTCATGCCCGATTCATTCTTTGAAGGTCCGATTGACGATTTCTGGAAGAATCTGCCTACACTTGATGCCGACTTCGAAACTCGCCGCAAGGTACTTGAGGCGGAAGACAAGCGCTGGCGTTTTGTTGCCAAGATGGAAGGCGGAAAGACCTCCGTATCGCTGGAAGCTGTTGGTCAGCATCACCCATTCTACGGTTTGGAAGGTTCCAACAACATAGTATTGCTCACCACCGAACGCTACAAGGAGTATCCCATGCTCATCCAAGGCTATGGAGCGGGAGCTTCCGTCACCGCCGCCGGAGTATTTGCCAATATCATGTCAATCGCTAATATTTAA
- a CDS encoding amino acid-binding protein, translated as MLAKQLSIFLENKSGRLNEVTEILGSADINLSAMSIADNSDFGILRCIVSDPDKAYQVLKDNHFAVKITDVIGFVCPNTSGSLAVVLKKLSEKGVFIEYMYSFANGDVAHVVIRPTDLEQCDRILSDMKVELMAANDLYKL; from the coding sequence ATGTTAGCAAAACAATTATCTATTTTCCTTGAGAACAAGTCTGGCCGCCTGAACGAAGTGACCGAGATTCTGGGAAGTGCAGACATTAACCTTTCAGCCATGAGTATTGCCGACAACAGCGACTTTGGTATTCTGCGTTGTATCGTGAGTGATCCTGACAAGGCCTATCAGGTACTGAAAGACAATCACTTCGCCGTGAAGATCACCGATGTTATCGGCTTCGTTTGTCCTAACACCAGCGGTTCACTAGCCGTTGTACTGAAGAAGCTGTCTGAAAAAGGTGTTTTCATTGAGTATATGTACTCGTTTGCCAACGGTGACGTGGCCCATGTCGTCATCCGTCCCACCGACCTTGAGCAGTGCGACCGTATCCTTTCAGACATGAAGGTGGAGCTCATGGCAGCCAACGACCTCTACAAACTGTAA
- a CDS encoding CotH kinase family protein: MKQLFLLLLSLMGMVTVTDAQYVKLTDLPTLYIETFDGNGIYSKDVYEYCRFHYVDEAGTVEFFDSVSIRGRGNSTWNMAKKPYRIKFLNKEKFLGTGYAKCKKWTLLANAGDKTMIRNAVTSAMGDFCANLHEAGKPKSLPFNPAAKFIDLVLNNDYLGTYQISDFVDVRPHRVNIMEQNVPLGADDDITGGYLLEVDGFRDGNWFNTSSYGAPVRIHYPDDEEIEYRQTNYIKNHVNKFDQALKSDKFDDPTKGYRAYVDSLSLIDWYICTEVSANIDGFYSTYFYKERGDDRLFFGPLWDYDIAYNNDQRVRSEKGLVSSVNSLMVDIAYSGSREWVRRMWEDTWFQKKVYHRYEELLKAGLVDYMHGKIDSLQQVLSRSQQLNYEKWGISKKMYHEMVLYSSYDQYIDDLKTFITDHCSYLKQAFANRKPDEPTPPFVPDDFYYHIVNVKSLKAMEVTNNNVVQYTNDNTRESEDWILKDLGDNTFMIVNRLTNKALNDPTQGTSTATTNVGTQLNVATPDDTDTRQHWQLLPQGTAGYYNLLNVYSQHIANLRGGSSDNNAAVLSYTNDARNGESQNRLWYIVANGELPSELTGVETVEPDEYALAYNPSSQVLHFGSSTPDGLSFTVNVHAMNGMLVGTFQANESFEMKNQPTGIYIVSWCVGGKNRSVKFRK, encoded by the coding sequence ATGAAACAACTTTTTCTCTTGCTTTTATCATTAATGGGGATGGTCACTGTGACTGATGCCCAATATGTAAAACTGACCGACCTGCCAACTCTCTATATAGAAACTTTCGACGGAAATGGTATCTATAGCAAAGATGTCTATGAATATTGTCGTTTCCATTATGTTGATGAGGCTGGCACCGTTGAGTTTTTTGACTCGGTATCTATTCGTGGCCGAGGCAATTCTACTTGGAACATGGCGAAAAAACCTTATAGGATAAAATTCCTAAACAAAGAAAAGTTTCTGGGTACTGGCTATGCCAAATGTAAGAAATGGACACTGCTGGCCAATGCCGGTGATAAAACGATGATTCGGAATGCTGTCACCTCGGCTATGGGCGATTTCTGTGCCAATCTTCATGAAGCAGGGAAACCTAAATCTCTGCCATTCAATCCCGCTGCAAAGTTTATTGATTTGGTGTTGAATAATGATTATCTGGGAACCTATCAGATCAGCGATTTCGTTGACGTTCGCCCTCATCGAGTTAATATCATGGAACAGAACGTGCCCTTAGGCGCTGATGATGATATTACGGGTGGCTATTTGCTCGAAGTCGATGGATTCCGTGATGGCAATTGGTTCAACACTTCTTCCTATGGCGCTCCTGTACGTATTCACTATCCTGATGATGAAGAAATAGAATATCGTCAGACGAATTACATCAAGAACCATGTGAACAAGTTTGATCAGGCGCTGAAGTCTGATAAGTTTGATGATCCTACTAAGGGCTATCGGGCTTATGTTGATTCCTTGTCGCTTATAGACTGGTATATCTGTACTGAAGTGAGTGCCAATATTGACGGCTTCTATAGTACCTATTTCTATAAAGAACGTGGCGATGACCGTTTGTTCTTCGGACCACTATGGGACTATGACATAGCTTATAATAATGATCAGCGTGTGCGTAGTGAGAAAGGACTGGTCAGTTCGGTCAACTCACTGATGGTGGATATAGCCTATTCCGGTTCGCGCGAATGGGTACGCCGCATGTGGGAAGATACTTGGTTTCAGAAAAAGGTTTACCATCGATATGAAGAATTGTTGAAGGCTGGTCTTGTTGACTATATGCATGGTAAGATAGACAGTCTTCAGCAAGTGCTTAGTAGGTCGCAGCAACTGAACTATGAGAAGTGGGGAATCAGTAAGAAAATGTATCATGAGATGGTTCTCTATAGTAGTTACGATCAGTATATCGATGATTTGAAAACCTTTATCACCGATCATTGTAGCTACTTGAAGCAGGCCTTTGCCAATCGCAAGCCTGACGAGCCCACACCGCCTTTTGTGCCTGATGACTTCTACTATCATATAGTCAATGTGAAGTCGTTGAAGGCTATGGAGGTGACCAATAACAATGTGGTACAATATACTAACGATAATACTCGCGAAAGTGAAGATTGGATACTAAAGGACCTTGGCGATAATACGTTCATGATTGTTAACCGTCTTACCAATAAGGCTTTGAACGATCCCACTCAGGGGACTTCTACTGCCACCACAAATGTGGGGACACAACTCAACGTGGCTACGCCAGATGATACAGACACTCGCCAACACTGGCAACTATTGCCTCAAGGAACGGCAGGTTATTATAATCTCTTGAATGTCTATTCACAGCATATTGCCAATTTGAGAGGTGGTAGTTCTGATAATAATGCCGCTGTGTTGAGTTATACCAATGATGCCCGTAACGGTGAGAGTCAAAACCGCCTTTGGTATATTGTGGCCAATGGCGAACTGCCTTCCGAGCTAACTGGTGTTGAGACTGTTGAGCCCGATGAATATGCACTGGCCTACAATCCGTCTTCTCAGGTGTTGCATTTCGGCTCTTCCACTCCTGATGGTCTTTCATTTACGGTCAATGTCCATGCAATGAATGGCATGCTCGTTGGTACGTTCCAGGCCAACGAGTCATTTGAAATGAAAAACCAGCCAACGGGTATCTATATCGTCAGCTGGTGTGTGGGAGGTAAAAACCGTTCTGTGAAATTCAGAAAATAG
- a CDS encoding phenylacetate--CoA ligase family protein — MIWNPSIECMDREQLREIQSRRLVKMAEYVYHNTPFYRKKFQEMGLEPGDIKSIDDIVKLPFTNKLDLRDNYPFGLAAVPMSQIVRIHASSGTTGKPVVVLYTRKDLAMWAEAISRAFTAYGAGKDDIFQVAYGYGLFTGGLGAHDGATNIGASVIPISSGNTQKQITLMHDFGSTILCCTPSYGLFLGEALGECEWKRDEFKLRVGAFGAEPWTEEMRQKLEASLGIKAYDIYGLSEIAGPGVGYECECQHGTHLNEDYFYPEILDPNTGEPLPEGTLGELTFTHLTKEGMPLLRYRTHDLTALHYDKCSCGRTLVRMDRILGRCDDMLIIRGVNVFPSQIEAVILSVPEFEPHFMLTVDRVNNTDTCELRVEVKEEFFTDEMGQMVGLQKKLEAELRSVIGLGFKIKLAEPKSIERSEGKAKRVIDKRNFKA, encoded by the coding sequence ATGATTTGGAATCCCAGCATTGAATGCATGGATCGCGAGCAACTTCGCGAAATTCAAAGCCGCCGTCTAGTTAAGATGGCGGAGTATGTGTATCACAACACTCCCTTCTACCGTAAGAAGTTTCAGGAAATGGGTCTCGAACCTGGCGATATCAAGAGTATTGACGATATCGTGAAACTTCCCTTCACCAACAAACTAGATCTTCGCGACAACTATCCTTTCGGACTGGCTGCCGTTCCTATGAGCCAGATAGTACGTATTCACGCTTCGAGTGGAACCACCGGTAAGCCTGTCGTAGTACTTTATACGCGCAAAGACTTGGCCATGTGGGCTGAAGCCATATCCCGTGCCTTTACTGCCTACGGTGCTGGAAAGGACGATATATTCCAGGTGGCTTACGGCTATGGACTGTTCACTGGCGGACTGGGCGCCCACGATGGTGCAACCAATATTGGTGCCAGCGTCATTCCTATCTCCAGTGGTAACACACAGAAGCAGATAACCCTGATGCACGACTTTGGTTCAACCATTCTGTGCTGTACTCCCAGTTACGGACTCTTTTTGGGCGAAGCCCTTGGCGAATGCGAATGGAAGCGCGATGAATTCAAGCTACGCGTAGGAGCGTTTGGTGCTGAGCCATGGACGGAAGAGATGCGACAGAAGTTGGAGGCTTCGTTGGGCATCAAGGCCTACGACATCTATGGATTATCAGAAATTGCCGGTCCTGGTGTGGGCTATGAGTGTGAATGTCAGCACGGCACTCACCTGAACGAAGACTATTTCTATCCAGAAATTCTTGACCCGAACACTGGAGAGCCTTTACCCGAAGGAACATTAGGCGAGCTGACTTTCACCCACCTCACAAAGGAAGGTATGCCGCTGCTGCGTTATCGCACTCACGACCTTACTGCGCTGCACTACGACAAGTGTTCGTGTGGACGTACGCTTGTGCGTATGGATCGCATTTTGGGCCGTTGCGATGACATGCTGATTATTCGTGGCGTAAACGTATTTCCTTCACAGATCGAGGCTGTTATTCTCTCTGTGCCTGAGTTTGAACCACACTTCATGCTCACCGTTGACCGCGTGAATAACACCGACACCTGTGAACTGCGTGTCGAGGTGAAAGAAGAATTCTTCACCGATGAGATGGGGCAAATGGTTGGACTACAGAAGAAACTTGAGGCAGAATTGCGTTCTGTCATCGGACTTGGTTTCAAGATCAAGCTAGCTGAGCCGAAGAGTATTGAACGCAGTGAAGGAAAAGCCAAACGCGTGATAGACAAGAGAAACTTTAAAGCATAA
- a CDS encoding glycosyltransferase family 1 protein translates to MKILFLVYHGFSEVSGISKKIHYQVKGLRENGHEVHLCSYGFAENGHRCRYIDDQVLADYGTGFMAGIRQRTEYNRLFEYCLLNEIEFVYARCFQNANPWLIRFFRRLHEAGIKAVTEIPTYPYDEEFKNFEWKIQLGLKIDQLFRRRLYKYMDALVTFSDAETIFGQRTIRISNGVDFDSIPLHQPSAICHQPSELHLIGVAEVHRWHGFDRVVSGIGEYKGTRDVYFHIVGGVHPNTMKTVFEPLLDRYQVRNNIIFHGQLFGDELTKVFNQCQFAIGSLGRHRSGITVIKTLKNREYATRGIPFVYSEQDSDFDYQPYVLKAPADESPLDIQRIVDFMEHFSMKPEEIRKTVEHLTWKIQMGRVIDECRTRSVE, encoded by the coding sequence ATGAAAATCCTATTTCTTGTATATCATGGTTTCAGTGAGGTAAGTGGTATTTCGAAGAAAATACACTATCAGGTTAAAGGACTTCGCGAGAACGGTCATGAGGTGCACCTTTGCTCGTATGGATTTGCTGAAAATGGTCATCGTTGCAGATATATCGATGATCAAGTATTGGCTGATTACGGAACGGGATTTATGGCAGGAATACGACAGCGCACAGAATACAACCGTTTGTTTGAATACTGTTTGCTGAACGAAATAGAGTTTGTCTATGCCCGTTGCTTTCAAAATGCAAATCCCTGGTTGATTCGTTTCTTCCGTAGGCTTCATGAAGCAGGCATCAAGGCGGTGACTGAAATCCCTACCTATCCATACGACGAGGAATTCAAAAATTTCGAGTGGAAAATTCAATTGGGACTGAAGATTGACCAACTGTTTCGGCGCAGACTATATAAATATATGGATGCTCTTGTCACCTTCAGCGATGCAGAAACCATCTTTGGTCAGCGAACTATCCGTATAAGTAATGGAGTAGATTTTGATAGTATCCCGCTTCATCAGCCATCTGCCATCTGCCATCAGCCATCTGAACTTCATCTTATTGGTGTTGCCGAAGTGCATCGTTGGCATGGCTTTGACCGTGTGGTATCAGGAATCGGCGAATATAAAGGAACACGCGATGTCTATTTCCATATTGTTGGAGGTGTTCATCCTAATACAATGAAGACCGTCTTTGAACCTCTTTTGGATCGTTATCAGGTTCGGAATAATATCATCTTCCACGGACAACTTTTCGGTGATGAACTGACCAAGGTGTTCAATCAATGCCAGTTTGCAATAGGTTCGTTGGGCCGTCATCGTAGTGGTATCACCGTTATCAAAACCTTGAAGAACCGTGAATATGCAACTCGTGGCATTCCTTTTGTTTACAGTGAGCAAGATTCAGATTTTGATTATCAGCCCTATGTACTGAAGGCTCCTGCCGATGAATCACCATTGGATATTCAGCGTATTGTTGACTTTATGGAACATTTCTCTATGAAGCCAGAGGAAATCCGTAAGACCGTAGAGCATCTTACTTGGAAAATTCAGATGGGACGGGTAATCGACGAGTGTAGAACAAGAAGTGTGGAATGA
- the thrC gene encoding threonine synthase has product MQYYSTNGKAPMATLEKAVVKGLAEDRGLYMPERINPLSKAFFENMPNMKFQDIAYNVADAFFGEDIDGDSLQDLVYDTLQFECPIKKVKENIYSLELFHGPTLAFKDVGARFMARMLRYFTQNNKSALKDKGNGLINVLVATSGDTGSAVANGFLGVEGIHVYVLYPKGKVSPIQECQFTTLGQNITAIEVDGVFDDCQRLVKSAFMDEELNKHMKLTSANSINVARFLPQAFYYFNAVAQITSQLSPLNSQLVMCVPSGNFGNICSALFGHKMGLPVKRFIAANNANDIFYNYLQTGQYNPKPSKQTLANAMDVGDPSNFARIINLYSENGKLSAEETHQRITSLISGATYSDEQIKEAMRECYAETGYILDPHGACGYRALEEQLKPGEIGIFCETAHPAKFKEKVDEILGLDIEIPERLQAFMKGKKQSIEMSKNFEDFKQFLMKE; this is encoded by the coding sequence ATGCAATACTACAGCACTAATGGTAAAGCGCCAATGGCCACGCTCGAGAAAGCAGTGGTAAAAGGACTAGCCGAAGATCGCGGGCTCTACATGCCCGAACGGATTAACCCTCTGTCTAAGGCATTTTTTGAGAACATGCCCAACATGAAGTTTCAGGATATTGCCTACAATGTGGCCGATGCTTTCTTTGGCGAAGACATAGACGGCGACAGTCTGCAAGATCTGGTTTACGACACCTTGCAGTTTGAATGTCCCATCAAGAAAGTCAAAGAGAACATTTATTCACTGGAACTGTTTCATGGACCAACACTGGCATTCAAAGATGTAGGTGCAAGGTTCATGGCCAGGATGCTGAGGTATTTCACTCAGAACAATAAGAGCGCCCTGAAAGATAAGGGTAATGGTCTGATCAATGTGCTTGTTGCTACTTCTGGCGACACGGGCTCGGCTGTGGCCAACGGATTCTTAGGTGTTGAAGGCATCCACGTGTATGTGCTCTACCCAAAGGGCAAGGTGAGTCCTATTCAGGAATGTCAGTTCACCACATTGGGACAGAACATCACAGCTATTGAAGTGGACGGTGTGTTCGACGACTGTCAGCGCTTGGTGAAGAGCGCGTTCATGGACGAAGAACTGAACAAGCACATGAAACTCACCTCGGCCAACTCTATCAACGTGGCCCGCTTTCTGCCACAGGCATTCTATTACTTCAATGCGGTGGCTCAAATTACTTCTCAACTCTCACCTCTCAACTCTCAATTAGTAATGTGTGTGCCTTCAGGCAACTTTGGCAACATCTGCTCTGCTTTGTTCGGCCACAAGATGGGACTACCTGTTAAACGTTTCATTGCAGCCAATAATGCCAACGATATTTTCTACAACTATCTGCAAACAGGACAATACAATCCTAAGCCATCTAAGCAGACTTTAGCTAATGCAATGGATGTTGGTGACCCCTCAAATTTTGCCCGAATCATCAACCTTTACAGCGAGAATGGCAAACTATCAGCCGAAGAGACACACCAACGCATCACAAGCCTCATCAGCGGAGCCACTTATAGCGACGAGCAGATTAAAGAGGCCATGCGCGAATGTTATGCTGAGACGGGGTATATTCTCGATCCACACGGTGCATGTGGCTATCGCGCATTGGAAGAACAGCTGAAACCTGGTGAAATAGGCATTTTCTGCGAAACCGCCCACCCAGCAAAATTCAAGGAAAAGGTTGACGAGATTCTTGGATTAGACATTGAGATTCCCGAGCGTCTGCAAGCTTTCATGAAGGGTAAGAAGCAGAGTATCGAAATGTCAAAGAATTTCGAAGATTTCAAGCAGTTCCTTATGAAAGAATAA
- a CDS encoding cofactor-independent phosphoglycerate mutase: MKHVIILGDGMADHAVERLGGKTLLQYADKPMMDLLAKKGRTGRLITVPEGFPPGSEVANTAILGYDLNKVYEGRGPLEAASIGYDMADDDLALRCNIITLEDGKIITHNGGNLETENARVLIDYLNETLAKPINEQEGCERVKFICGIQYRHLLIMKGGNKHITCAPPHDHPNEEWRPLLVKSEKGYEQEAQETADLLNNLILRSQELLVKHPYNIERAKQGERQANSIWPWSGGYRPSMQTLMEQYPQIKTGSVISAVDLIQGIGRYAGLRIIKVEGATGLADTNYEGKAEAAIEALKKDDFVFVHVEATDEAGHDGDLDLKLRAINYLDQRLIKPIYEAIEKMNEPVCMAVLPDHPTPVELRIHVNEPVPFLIYYKGIEPDEVQHYDELSCVSGGYGLLRLNEFMKEFMKIS, from the coding sequence ATGAAGCACGTTATCATTTTGGGCGATGGCATGGCCGATCATGCCGTTGAACGCCTTGGAGGAAAAACTCTTCTTCAGTATGCCGACAAACCGATGATGGACTTACTGGCAAAAAAGGGGCGTACAGGACGGCTCATCACCGTTCCCGAGGGATTTCCTCCTGGCAGTGAAGTTGCAAATACAGCTATCCTTGGTTACGACCTGAATAAAGTTTATGAAGGCCGTGGCCCGTTGGAGGCAGCTTCCATTGGCTATGATATGGCCGACGACGATTTGGCCCTGCGCTGCAACATCATCACTCTTGAAGACGGAAAGATTATCACCCACAATGGTGGCAACCTGGAAACTGAGAATGCCCGAGTGCTCATTGACTACCTGAACGAGACACTGGCAAAACCCATCAACGAGCAAGAGGGATGCGAACGTGTGAAATTCATTTGTGGCATACAGTACCGCCATCTACTTATCATGAAGGGTGGCAACAAACATATCACTTGTGCTCCACCCCACGATCATCCAAACGAAGAGTGGAGACCTCTGTTAGTGAAATCTGAAAAAGGTTACGAACAGGAGGCGCAAGAAACTGCCGACCTTCTCAATAACCTTATCCTAAGGTCACAAGAATTATTAGTCAAGCACCCCTATAATATTGAGAGAGCAAAACAAGGAGAACGCCAAGCCAACAGTATCTGGCCATGGAGCGGCGGTTATCGTCCTTCCATGCAGACACTCATGGAGCAGTATCCGCAAATCAAGACTGGCTCTGTTATCTCTGCCGTTGACCTCATTCAGGGTATTGGCCGCTATGCCGGACTCCGCATCATCAAAGTGGAGGGTGCTACAGGTTTGGCCGACACAAATTACGAAGGAAAGGCCGAAGCAGCTATTGAGGCGCTGAAGAAAGATGACTTTGTCTTTGTTCATGTAGAAGCTACCGACGAAGCTGGCCACGACGGTGACCTCGACTTGAAACTGCGTGCCATCAATTACTTGGACCAGCGCCTCATCAAGCCAATCTATGAAGCTATTGAGAAAATGAATGAGCCCGTTTGCATGGCAGTTCTTCCCGACCACCCCACCCCTGTCGAGTTGCGCATCCATGTCAACGAGCCAGTTCCCTTCCTTATCTATTATAAAGGAATAGAACCAGACGAGGTTCAACACTACGATGAACTATCCTGCGTCAGCGGCGGCTACGGTCTCTTGCGCCTGAACGAGTTCATGAAGGAGTTCATGAAGATATCATGA